In one Ktedonobacterales bacterium genomic region, the following are encoded:
- a CDS encoding NUDIX domain-containing protein — MPDVVLKKATCSLVIEQDGKLLLVQEADPDIYQLWNQPAGHVEPDETFEQCALREAREETGYDVDLIGLQAIYYDVAAGDVEINICFRARPLGEPRHPLADDVLGTRWFSRAELMAFPREQLRHARTLRRLEDWLAGKAFPLEVIVQSPLRFG; from the coding sequence ATGCCTGATGTGGTCCTCAAAAAGGCGACGTGCAGCCTGGTCATCGAGCAGGACGGGAAGCTGCTGCTGGTGCAAGAAGCCGATCCCGATATATATCAATTGTGGAATCAACCAGCAGGGCATGTAGAGCCAGACGAAACCTTCGAGCAATGCGCGCTGCGCGAGGCGCGCGAAGAGACGGGCTACGATGTGGACCTGATCGGCCTCCAGGCAATTTACTACGACGTGGCGGCGGGTGATGTCGAGATCAACATTTGCTTTCGCGCCCGGCCCCTGGGGGAGCCGCGCCATCCCCTGGCCGATGATGTGCTGGGGACGCGCTGGTTCAGCCGCGCGGAACTCATGGCCTTCCCCCGCGAGCAACTGCGCCACGCGCGCACGTTGCGCCGCCTGGAAGACTGGCTGGCAGGCAAGGCGTTCCCCCTGGAAGTCATTGTGCAGTCGCCCCTGCGTTTTGGGTGA
- a CDS encoding D-glycerate dehydrogenase yields MYPIATHKMSSRILITQQIPDEGLALLRAAGDVSLESNPTPGAIWTAEELRARLPGHDYLLCLLTDQIDAALLEAGARGTPPLRLVANMAVGYNNIALEAARRLGILVTNTPGVLTDATADFTFALLLAVARRIPEAERFTRAGRFTGWQPLLFLGAELTGKTLGIVGMGRIGCAVARRALGFGMSTLYTAHHPLPSEEERALNASFASLEAVLRRADFVSLHVPYTPQTHHLLNAEMLGLLKPDAYLINTARGPIVDEAALVSALQAGQLRGAALDVFEDEPRIHPALLQMEQVVLAPHIGSATYETRALMATTAAANILAHLRGETPPNPVA; encoded by the coding sequence GTGTATCCTATCGCTACCCATAAAATGTCCTCACGCATTCTGATCACTCAGCAGATTCCCGATGAAGGGCTGGCCTTGTTGCGCGCCGCCGGGGACGTTTCGCTGGAGAGCAATCCGACCCCTGGCGCGATCTGGACAGCGGAGGAATTGCGCGCCCGTTTGCCCGGCCATGACTATCTGCTTTGCCTGTTGACCGACCAGATTGATGCCGCGCTGCTCGAAGCTGGCGCGCGGGGGACGCCCCCGCTGCGGCTGGTGGCGAATATGGCCGTTGGCTACAACAACATCGCTCTGGAGGCGGCGCGCCGCCTGGGCATTCTTGTGACCAACACGCCCGGCGTCTTGACCGATGCCACCGCCGACTTCACCTTTGCCCTGCTGCTGGCGGTGGCCCGGCGCATTCCCGAAGCGGAGCGATTTACGCGCGCGGGCCGCTTCACCGGCTGGCAACCCTTGCTGTTCCTGGGCGCGGAACTCACCGGCAAGACGCTGGGCATTGTAGGCATGGGGCGCATTGGCTGCGCCGTTGCCCGTCGGGCGCTCGGCTTTGGCATGTCTACCCTCTACACCGCCCACCATCCGCTCCCCAGCGAAGAAGAGCGCGCCCTGAACGCCAGCTTTGCGTCGCTCGAAGCAGTGCTGCGCCGCGCCGATTTCGTCTCGCTGCACGTACCCTATACGCCGCAGACGCATCACTTGCTGAACGCCGAAATGCTCGGCCTCCTCAAGCCAGACGCCTACCTGATCAACACGGCGCGCGGTCCCATTGTGGACGAAGCGGCGCTGGTCTCCGCGCTCCAGGCGGGCCAATTGCGCGGCGCGGCGCTCGATGTCTTTGAGGACGAGCCGCGCATTCATCCAGCCCTGCTCCAGATGGAACAGGTGGTGCTGGCCCCGCATATCGGCAGCGCCACCTACGAAACCCGCGCGCTGATGGCAACCACTGCCGCAGCGAATATCCTGGCGCACCTGCGCGGCGAAACACCGCCCAATCCAGTTGCTTAG
- a CDS encoding biotin/lipoyl-containing protein, with product MRYIASSGDQRFSISVGENGQQRRLTLDGAAYAADWLRIGSAEAVPGAGRYSLLINNRSYEVVVRRLEADDEGGQRYEVLIEGQPYEVRLEDERARALASLAGGGHEGGDASVKAPMPGLVVNIPVAVGDTVERGQTVAVLEAMKMENDLGAPRSGVVKEIRVTTGQAVNQGQPLVIVGDTGVGAGQPSAENGENGEITGG from the coding sequence ATGCGCTATATCGCGTCTTCAGGCGACCAGCGCTTCAGCATCAGCGTTGGTGAGAACGGTCAGCAGCGCCGCCTTACTCTGGATGGCGCGGCCTATGCCGCCGACTGGCTGCGTATTGGCAGCGCCGAAGCCGTTCCAGGCGCGGGACGCTACAGCCTGCTGATCAACAACCGCTCCTATGAGGTCGTCGTGCGCCGCCTGGAGGCCGACGACGAGGGCGGCCAACGCTACGAAGTCTTGATCGAGGGCCAGCCCTATGAAGTGCGGCTGGAGGACGAGCGCGCTCGCGCTCTGGCAAGCCTGGCGGGTGGTGGACACGAAGGCGGCGACGCCAGCGTCAAAGCGCCGATGCCCGGCCTGGTTGTCAATATCCCGGTGGCCGTTGGCGACACGGTGGAGCGCGGCCAGACGGTGGCCGTGTTGGAAGCGATGAAGATGGAAAACGATCTGGGCGCGCCGCGCAGCGGGGTCGTCAAAGAGATCAGAGTCACCACAGGCCAGGCGGTGAATCAGGGCCAGCCGCTGGTAATCGTCGGTGATACAGGAGTCGGCGCGGGCCAGCCATCAGCAGAAAACGGCGAGAACGGCGAGATCACAGGCGGCTAA
- a CDS encoding HAD family hydrolase, with the protein MKPYKCLFVDWHLTLSNALFWEQFSDPTHPQHPLFAFMQSTLFAPAGVKTWVLPWMRGEFTSEEVLAEVCRGTAFDSTFALRALQSSCQQMRLVSEAIPRYVAGLQAKGLQVVIATDNMDTFHRWTVPSLRLRALFDDILCSFEQQALKIDADQRGQSRFFADYLCAHHLGWGESLLLDDGDEDYGSIIRQFGIEYQAIEPGKGLVPALQGLLASFP; encoded by the coding sequence ATGAAGCCATACAAATGCCTCTTTGTGGATTGGCATCTGACGCTCTCGAATGCTCTGTTCTGGGAGCAGTTTAGCGATCCCACCCACCCACAGCACCCGCTTTTTGCCTTCATGCAATCAACGCTCTTTGCGCCTGCCGGGGTGAAAACATGGGTTCTGCCCTGGATGCGCGGGGAGTTCACCAGCGAGGAAGTGCTTGCAGAGGTATGTCGCGGTACCGCTTTTGACTCCACTTTTGCGCTGCGCGCGCTGCAAAGCAGTTGCCAGCAGATGCGCCTGGTTTCCGAAGCCATCCCTCGCTACGTTGCGGGTCTGCAAGCAAAGGGCCTTCAGGTAGTCATCGCCACCGACAATATGGATACGTTTCACCGCTGGACCGTTCCCAGCTTGCGGCTGCGCGCCTTGTTTGATGATATTCTGTGTTCCTTCGAGCAACAGGCGCTCAAGATAGATGCAGATCAGCGTGGGCAGAGCCGCTTCTTTGCCGATTACCTGTGCGCTCACCACCTTGGTTGGGGCGAGAGCCTGCTGCTGGATGACGGCGACGAGGATTACGGCTCCATCATCCGGCAGTTTGGCATTGAGTATCAAGCTATCGAGCCAGGGAAGGGGCTGGTTCCGGCCCTGCAAGGGCTATTAGCCTCTTTTCCCTGA
- a CDS encoding HEAT repeat domain-containing protein — protein MPFLRRHERQGSSPARAVVPAATPEAADRAITRLLAEWELRLRRFQEEGGGALPTGPAGSDNPEVVAARQRVVQQLAALGPAALEPLVRTLRPDILNDLTLGRAVMATLALGRMGDFRAAPALLAALGDRGEGRERARAAAATALGELKAEAAATLYEQTLTGQISADWQAKAKRLGALPMETVVEALVEALRDPAPEVRAAAADACIDLCLADPPPALLFGSGRQTWYSTLAGAVEPLIEALKDDSAAVRAHASTALGWIGDARVAASLSACLKDPDEHCRAAAALALGMLRSPLALKPLARALGDASAAVRQQVAESLGELGDPITADLLLDALADEQEVVEVRAAAARALGNLHLPHALPIFQGLLGAPDPALRIAAIEALGRLGFGRAYRLLAPILWRDPDRAVRHAAARVVAQLAEARQGRARWRLRLALRVARQARKEALVILEESARHAHQALRE, from the coding sequence GTGCCATTCTTACGACGCCATGAACGGCAGGGAAGTTCGCCAGCGCGCGCCGTTGTGCCTGCTGCGACACCAGAAGCAGCGGATAGAGCGATCACGCGGCTGCTCGCGGAGTGGGAACTGCGCCTCCGTCGTTTTCAGGAGGAAGGCGGCGGTGCGCTGCCAACCGGGCCTGCTGGGTCTGACAATCCAGAGGTTGTAGCCGCCCGCCAGCGCGTGGTCCAACAGCTTGCCGCGCTTGGCCCGGCGGCGCTGGAGCCGCTGGTGCGCACCCTGCGCCCTGATATTCTCAATGACCTGACCCTGGGGCGCGCCGTCATGGCGACGCTGGCGTTGGGGCGAATGGGCGATTTTCGAGCCGCACCCGCGCTGCTGGCGGCTCTGGGTGATCGAGGCGAAGGCCGCGAGCGGGCGCGTGCGGCTGCGGCGACGGCGCTGGGGGAGTTGAAGGCGGAAGCTGCTGCCACCCTCTATGAGCAGACGCTTACCGGCCAGATCAGTGCCGACTGGCAGGCGAAGGCAAAACGGCTGGGTGCGCTGCCTATGGAAACAGTAGTCGAGGCCTTGGTAGAGGCGCTGCGCGACCCCGCGCCAGAGGTACGCGCGGCGGCTGCCGATGCCTGTATTGACCTGTGCCTGGCTGATCCCCCTCCGGCGCTGCTCTTCGGGAGTGGTCGGCAGACATGGTACTCTACCCTGGCCGGAGCGGTTGAGCCGCTGATCGAGGCGCTCAAAGATGATTCGGCAGCGGTTCGCGCCCATGCATCCACGGCGCTTGGCTGGATTGGCGACGCGCGCGTGGCAGCGTCATTGAGCGCATGCCTGAAAGACCCTGATGAGCACTGCCGCGCCGCTGCGGCGCTGGCGCTGGGGATGCTGCGCTCGCCGCTCGCGCTGAAGCCGCTGGCGCGGGCGCTTGGCGATGCAAGCGCGGCTGTGCGACAGCAGGTTGCCGAGTCCCTGGGCGAACTGGGCGATCCGATTACCGCCGATCTGCTGCTGGACGCCTTGGCTGATGAGCAGGAGGTGGTTGAAGTGCGCGCTGCTGCGGCGCGGGCGCTGGGGAATCTGCATCTTCCCCATGCCCTGCCGATCTTCCAGGGATTGCTTGGCGCGCCGGACCCGGCGCTGCGCATAGCGGCTATCGAGGCGCTGGGCCGCCTGGGTTTTGGGCGCGCGTATCGCCTACTCGCCCCCATTCTCTGGCGTGATCCCGACCGGGCAGTGCGCCACGCCGCCGCCCGTGTTGTTGCCCAACTGGCCGAGGCCAGGCAGGGGCGCGCCCGCTGGCGCTTGCGCCTGGCGCTGCGTGTCGCGCGCCAGGCGCGCAAAGAGGCGCTGGTAATTCTGGAGGAATCTGCCAGGCATGCCCATCAAGCACTGCGCGAGTGA
- a CDS encoding response regulator transcription factor: MNILIADPDDEFVTILSYWLRSHGHDPLIAQNASETLKLWRERSPELALVDLALPGATGPEFCKRLRLEGRGLILVLTDPRQEEEEVRALEQGADDYLRKPISMRQLQARINALGRRAQTLSAARSDGQFKIGPSSVNMARHEVLRNGHHYRLTPTEGRLLHLLVANAGQVIPASTILQHIWGFEGHEPNLIKTHIHHLRQKIEPDPERPRFLLTLPTVGYILHLQEQAQPENLPPGAGASVDSSATFFHSRSA, translated from the coding sequence ATGAATATCCTCATTGCAGACCCGGATGACGAATTTGTCACCATCCTCTCTTACTGGTTACGCAGCCACGGCCATGACCCGCTGATTGCCCAAAACGCCAGCGAAACGCTCAAGCTCTGGCGCGAACGATCCCCGGAACTTGCGCTGGTTGATCTGGCCCTCCCAGGAGCCACCGGCCCTGAGTTCTGCAAGCGATTACGGCTGGAGGGGCGGGGCCTGATTCTTGTGCTGACCGACCCGCGCCAGGAAGAAGAAGAGGTGCGCGCGCTGGAGCAGGGCGCAGATGATTATTTACGCAAGCCAATCTCCATGCGCCAGTTACAGGCGCGTATCAATGCCCTGGGGCGGCGCGCTCAAACCCTCTCTGCCGCCAGAAGCGACGGCCAGTTTAAGATTGGCCCCAGTAGTGTCAATATGGCGCGCCACGAAGTTCTCCGCAATGGACATCACTATCGCCTCACCCCCACTGAAGGACGCCTGCTGCATTTGCTGGTGGCGAACGCGGGCCAGGTGATCCCTGCCAGCACCATCTTGCAGCACATCTGGGGCTTTGAGGGCCACGAACCGAACCTCATCAAAACACATATCCATCACCTGCGCCAGAAGATTGAGCCAGACCCGGAGCGGCCTCGCTTCCTGCTCACGCTCCCCACGGTTGGCTATATCTTGCATCTTCAGGAGCAAGCGCAGCCAGAAAACCTGCCTCCTGGCGCCGGGGCCAGTGTAGACAGCAGCGCCACCTTTTTTCACTCGCGCAGTGCTTGA
- a CDS encoding glycosyltransferase family 87 protein, with product MGLLVQGEQVKRLHRLRLVVHRLTERPAEREHTTDVISIAKPGWLLLFFDTCCLAGLLGLTLYVSWVYDKLPAGDPREYHTYAVAFWHVPPPFHAFPQEYPPLSLLPFSFTLFPPSSIHYYWVFALWMGLIVCLSYVWFARTLSRQKAITYAAYLLVGATGTLLMRFDLLPALVTLGALVLAERKHYRWAYALLAIGVLLKLYPGFLVPVLMAYQWREAMSARPARLGEGQRDWRSYLAACWRGVRAGRAAWRGSARQFWQGSRAMFPGLGTFVLVTLLGFSMPAVINFIGTISEFKYALSRPIQIESAPATLLWLGTFLGFPAGPNQSFNSLNLVGPLDSTIKLISLLALIGGTLLVCWRVSRGKLSLGQGFVALVAVVLASNKLLSPQYIMWILPLVAYVEGFDLLWLTICALTTLIFPFIYQTRHPILMVPANPGFLTTIALRNVFLVAAAVLAVRGRQRAAAASSDEAAAAELELVGLARPDLLAQRVPVTPENQEVSEGDREPLVKTPQ from the coding sequence TTGGGCTTGTTAGTGCAGGGAGAGCAGGTAAAGCGCCTTCATCGCTTGCGCCTGGTCGTCCATCGGTTGACAGAGCGTCCTGCGGAGCGGGAACACACGACAGATGTCATCAGTATCGCTAAGCCGGGTTGGCTGCTCCTTTTTTTTGATACCTGCTGTCTAGCAGGGCTGCTCGGCCTGACCCTCTATGTTTCCTGGGTCTACGACAAATTACCCGCCGGTGATCCGCGAGAGTATCATACGTATGCGGTAGCTTTCTGGCATGTTCCTCCTCCTTTTCATGCGTTCCCACAAGAGTATCCGCCGCTTTCGCTGCTTCCGTTTTCGTTTACGCTCTTTCCTCCGTCTTCGATCCATTACTATTGGGTCTTTGCGCTGTGGATGGGGTTGATCGTCTGCCTCTCCTATGTCTGGTTTGCGCGCACCCTTTCGCGTCAGAAAGCGATTACGTATGCCGCCTATCTCCTGGTTGGAGCGACGGGCACCTTGCTGATGCGCTTTGATTTGCTGCCCGCGTTGGTAACGCTTGGGGCGCTGGTGTTGGCCGAACGCAAGCACTATCGGTGGGCCTACGCGCTGCTGGCGATTGGCGTCCTGCTGAAGCTGTACCCCGGATTTCTGGTTCCGGTACTGATGGCGTATCAATGGCGCGAAGCCATGTCAGCGCGCCCGGCCCGCCTGGGTGAAGGGCAGCGAGATTGGCGCTCGTATCTGGCGGCATGCTGGCGGGGAGTGAGGGCGGGCAGAGCCGCCTGGCGCGGTTCCGCGCGCCAGTTCTGGCAGGGCAGCAGAGCGATGTTTCCCGGCCTGGGTACATTTGTCCTGGTGACGCTGCTGGGCTTCAGTATGCCCGCTGTGATCAATTTCATTGGGACGATTTCAGAGTTCAAATATGCGCTGTCCCGCCCGATCCAGATTGAATCCGCGCCCGCAACGCTGCTCTGGTTGGGGACGTTCCTGGGCTTTCCGGCAGGCCCAAACCAGTCGTTTAACTCGCTGAATCTGGTGGGACCGCTGGATAGCACGATTAAACTGATCTCGTTGCTGGCCCTGATCGGCGGGACGCTGCTGGTTTGCTGGCGGGTATCGCGTGGGAAGCTGTCGCTGGGCCAGGGGTTTGTGGCCCTCGTTGCAGTGGTCCTGGCGTCGAATAAGCTGCTGAGTCCCCAGTACATTATGTGGATTCTGCCGCTGGTGGCTTATGTCGAGGGGTTTGATCTGTTGTGGCTGACGATTTGCGCGCTGACTACCCTGATCTTTCCCTTTATTTACCAGACGCGCCACCCCATTCTGATGGTACCCGCCAATCCAGGGTTCCTGACGACCATTGCGCTGCGGAACGTATTCCTGGTGGCTGCGGCTGTACTGGCGGTTCGGGGGCGACAGCGCGCCGCTGCTGCCTCGTCTGACGAGGCAGCAGCGGCGGAACTGGAATTGGTTGGCCTGGCGCGCCCCGACCTGCTGGCTCAGCGCGTACCCGTGACGCCGGAGAACCAGGAGGTTTCGGAAGGGGACCGCGAGCCGCTGGTGAAGACGCCCCAGTAA
- a CDS encoding alpha/beta fold hydrolase, with the protein MGAIRSISRGVALTGAVVAGGALVVTASSVLATPQPLESALEGDSRIFRFREGDVFYKVRGPADAQPVLLLHSVHLSGSSFEWRKNFSALSQTFRVYAPDLLGFGLSDRPAIEYSADLYVQLITDFAREVIARPAIVVARDHSAAFAARAANLDSQLFNRLVFISPTGIIPPSAAQNHEWSDRSSGALRSILRRISETTAGQVPYAFLTTRTALSWLIAHQSYANPEHVTPEVVQYLFATTHQYGARFAPLAFMSGKLDRDVAGEFAALRQPILLVWGIQDAINDPTHAEALTTLNPHTRLELITQAGNAAQEEQADEVNELLRAWFLAPPELVDPAMKGQASHSARPTAAQSTPAAEAAPAAEAAPDTWLIPPDPVSSPAASAPAAPEKTPQDAKETAKSAKEASQQPPARRATRSQPRTSRAARQAPQHEDARQARPDSDEQPPTPRSAGGPRKKK; encoded by the coding sequence ATGGGGGCCATACGATCAATCTCGCGGGGAGTGGCGCTGACTGGCGCGGTGGTTGCCGGGGGCGCGCTGGTAGTCACGGCCAGCAGCGTGCTTGCCACGCCTCAGCCGCTGGAGAGCGCCCTGGAAGGCGACAGCCGCATCTTCCGCTTCCGCGAAGGTGACGTGTTCTATAAAGTGCGCGGGCCTGCCGACGCGCAGCCCGTCCTGCTGCTGCACAGCGTCCACCTGAGCGGCTCCTCGTTCGAGTGGCGCAAGAACTTTAGCGCGCTCAGTCAGACGTTTCGCGTCTACGCGCCCGATCTGCTGGGCTTTGGCCTCTCGGACCGGCCCGCCATTGAATACAGCGCCGATCTCTACGTGCAGCTTATCACCGATTTTGCCCGCGAAGTCATCGCCCGGCCAGCTATCGTGGTTGCCCGCGACCACAGCGCCGCCTTCGCCGCGCGCGCCGCCAATCTCGACAGCCAGCTCTTCAATCGCCTGGTCTTTATCAGCCCCACCGGCATTATCCCGCCCTCTGCGGCCCAGAACCACGAATGGTCTGACAGATCAAGCGGGGCGCTGCGCAGCATCTTGCGGCGCATCAGCGAAACTACCGCCGGTCAGGTACCCTACGCATTTCTGACGACCAGGACAGCATTGTCCTGGCTCATTGCCCATCAGAGTTACGCCAATCCTGAGCATGTGACCCCGGAGGTAGTGCAGTATCTATTCGCCACCACGCACCAGTACGGCGCGCGCTTTGCGCCGCTGGCTTTTATGAGCGGCAAACTGGATAGAGACGTGGCAGGGGAGTTTGCCGCCCTTCGGCAGCCCATCTTGCTCGTCTGGGGTATTCAGGACGCCATTAACGACCCCACGCATGCCGAAGCCCTGACCACGCTCAACCCGCACACACGGCTGGAACTGATCACGCAGGCGGGCAATGCGGCCCAGGAAGAACAGGCCGACGAAGTGAATGAACTGCTGCGCGCCTGGTTCCTGGCGCCGCCAGAACTGGTGGACCCGGCAATGAAAGGGCAGGCAAGTCACTCTGCCCGGCCCACAGCGGCTCAGAGTACACCTGCGGCGGAGGCTGCGCCTGCGGCAGAGGCTGCGCCTGATACCTGGCTCATCCCGCCTGATCCGGTATCTTCTCCGGCAGCGTCAGCGCCAGCCGCGCCAGAGAAGACGCCGCAGGACGCAAAGGAAACTGCAAAATCTGCCAAAGAGGCGTCTCAGCAACCACCGGCCAGGCGCGCAACGCGGAGCCAGCCTAGAACCAGTCGGGCAGCGCGGCAAGCGCCACAGCATGAAGACGCCCGCCAGGCGCGGCCCGATTCGGATGAGCAGCCCCCCACGCCGCGATCTGCTGGCGGCCCCAGGAAGAAAAAATAG
- the ilvA gene encoding threonine ammonia-lyase has protein sequence MTTETTAPTSPSLPRATGAADTPAPPISPEGVEAPEEPATTTPASARPARGVNGRGAKVSKADRPGVLPVSIADIWRAQDVLRKSIAHTPMVHSRTFSAMTGANVYLKAEMLQRAGSFKIRGATYKMSRLSEAQRKHGVITASAGNHAQGVAIAARDAGVSCTIFMPRFAPLAKVTATQSYGAQVVLHGDTYDDAYARCMEAQRETGATYIPAFDDPDVIAGQGTLGLEMLNEQPDVDTLILPIGGGGLIAGIAVAAKSLNPDIRIIGVQASGSGSCRASLDVGEVVTLPAISTIADGIAVKRPGEITFPIIKELVDDVLLMSDEQIINAVLLLLERCKFLVEGAGAIGVAALLSGLINVKGHAVVCLLSGGNIDINLVSRFIQHGLSAAGRFLAIHTLLADRPGELLRLLQVIADEGVNVLDVNHHRLSAHIPIHQVEVILTLETRDRAHCDQLLHVLQERGYQVVESQACF, from the coding sequence ATGACCACGGAAACCACCGCGCCCACTTCTCCGTCGCTGCCTCGCGCCACTGGCGCTGCCGATACCCCGGCTCCTCCTATCAGCCCGGAAGGTGTTGAAGCCCCCGAAGAGCCTGCGACCACCACTCCAGCCAGCGCCCGTCCCGCGCGCGGTGTCAATGGACGCGGGGCGAAAGTCTCCAAAGCGGACCGCCCTGGTGTGCTGCCCGTCAGCATCGCCGACATCTGGCGCGCCCAGGATGTCTTACGCAAAAGCATCGCCCACACCCCGATGGTCCATTCGCGCACCTTCAGCGCCATGACCGGCGCCAATGTCTATCTGAAAGCGGAGATGCTTCAGCGCGCCGGTTCGTTTAAGATTCGCGGAGCCACGTATAAAATGTCCCGGCTCAGCGAGGCGCAGCGCAAACACGGCGTCATCACCGCCTCCGCTGGCAATCACGCGCAGGGCGTGGCGATTGCCGCCAGAGACGCGGGCGTATCCTGCACGATTTTTATGCCGCGCTTTGCCCCGCTCGCCAAGGTCACGGCCACGCAGAGCTATGGCGCGCAGGTTGTGCTGCATGGCGACACCTACGACGACGCCTACGCCCGCTGTATGGAGGCGCAGCGCGAAACCGGCGCAACCTATATTCCCGCTTTTGATGATCCCGACGTGATCGCGGGCCAGGGGACATTGGGCCTGGAAATGCTCAACGAGCAGCCCGACGTGGATACACTCATCTTGCCTATTGGCGGCGGCGGCCTGATCGCTGGCATAGCCGTCGCGGCCAAATCGCTCAATCCCGACATTCGTATCATCGGCGTGCAAGCCAGCGGTTCCGGCTCGTGCCGCGCCTCGCTGGATGTCGGCGAGGTCGTCACGCTGCCAGCCATCAGCACCATTGCCGATGGCATCGCCGTCAAGCGCCCCGGCGAAATCACCTTCCCTATCATCAAAGAACTGGTGGATGATGTGCTGCTCATGAGCGATGAGCAGATCATCAACGCTGTGCTGCTCCTGCTGGAGCGTTGCAAGTTCCTGGTGGAAGGCGCGGGCGCGATTGGCGTCGCCGCCCTGCTCAGCGGCCTCATTAATGTCAAAGGGCATGCCGTAGTTTGCCTGCTCAGCGGCGGCAATATTGACATCAATCTGGTCAGCCGCTTCATCCAGCATGGCCTCTCGGCTGCCGGGCGTTTCCTTGCGATCCATACCTTGCTCGCTGACCGGCCCGGCGAACTGCTGCGGCTGCTTCAGGTCATTGCCGATGAGGGCGTCAACGTGCTGGATGTGAACCATCACCGACTGAGTGCGCATATCCCCATCCATCAGGTCGAAGTCATTCTGACGCTGGAAACCCGTGACCGCGCCCACTGCGATCAACTCTTGCACGTGCTGCAAGAACGCGGGTATCAGGTCGTTGAGTCGCAGGCATGTTTCTAG